A DNA window from Niabella yanshanensis contains the following coding sequences:
- a CDS encoding transposase yields the protein MRQIVKQVCGIDVSQKELVVALGRMYDDWSPEIWCYKTFSNNAKGFDSLVSWVKKFAIESIEVRYVMESTGVYHEKLAHFLYLNSQSVSIILPNKISNYARTLDVRTVTDKTASEAITLFGLERKSDDWHPPHPVFKQMRQLVRERDQIVQARTVAKNQLHAEQAEVEPLKGTIGRLKKQITFLDKQIAQVVGEFNVLIKSNEKIKADVELLASIPGVGLLTAATVLAETNGFDLIRSKKQLTSYAGLDVKEKQSGTSVKGKPKISKKGNKHLRKSLHLPALAAIRHDDRFKAIFARLVGKHGIKMKAAVAVQRKLLELMYTLYKKQYKYDKDYLQQQNQEAKIEIK from the coding sequence ATGCGACAAATTGTAAAGCAGGTATGTGGTATTGATGTGTCACAGAAAGAGTTGGTTGTAGCTCTTGGGAGAATGTATGATGACTGGAGCCCGGAGATCTGGTGCTATAAAACATTTAGCAACAATGCCAAAGGGTTTGATTCGCTGGTGAGTTGGGTAAAGAAGTTCGCTATTGAAAGTATTGAAGTGCGTTATGTAATGGAATCTACGGGGGTATACCATGAAAAACTGGCTCATTTTCTATATCTCAACAGCCAATCTGTAAGCATCATACTGCCTAATAAAATCAGTAACTATGCCCGCACACTGGATGTAAGAACGGTTACAGACAAAACAGCTTCCGAAGCTATTACGCTGTTTGGGCTGGAAAGAAAATCAGATGACTGGCATCCACCACACCCGGTATTTAAGCAAATGAGACAATTGGTCAGAGAGCGGGACCAGATCGTTCAAGCCCGCACAGTGGCTAAAAATCAGCTCCATGCAGAGCAGGCAGAGGTAGAACCGCTAAAAGGCACTATAGGCAGGCTTAAAAAGCAAATAACTTTTTTAGACAAACAGATTGCCCAGGTTGTAGGAGAATTCAATGTTTTGATAAAGTCAAATGAAAAAATAAAAGCTGATGTAGAATTATTGGCTTCTATACCAGGTGTAGGACTATTAACAGCTGCTACTGTACTGGCTGAAACTAATGGCTTTGATTTAATACGAAGCAAAAAGCAATTAACCAGCTATGCGGGACTGGACGTAAAAGAAAAGCAATCTGGCACTTCGGTAAAGGGCAAGCCGAAAATATCCAAGAAAGGCAATAAACACCTAAGAAAATCCCTACACCTGCCAGCTTTAGCAGCCATCCGGCACGACGATCGGTTTAAAGCCATCTTTGCAAGGCTGGTAGGAAAACATGGAATAAAAATGAAAGCAGCTGTAGCTGTGCAAAGAAAACTATTGGAACTAATGTATACACTTTACAAAAAACAATATAAATATGACAAAGACTATTTACAACAACAAAATCAGGAAGCTAAAATTGAAATAAAATAA
- a CDS encoding GNAT family N-acetyltransferase encodes MNLRKVKATDNATLAAIISSAFDDYDAPKRGTVYSDPTTDDLYTLFQTERSVLWVAEINGAIVGCCGVYPTPELPANYAELVKFYLNKTARGLGVGRALMEQCTQSAIELGYTHLYLESLPQFSNAVSIYEKQGYQLLDHPLGESGHTSCDIWMVKELG; translated from the coding sequence ATGAATCTGAGGAAAGTAAAAGCTACCGATAATGCTACGTTGGCTGCCATTATAAGCAGCGCATTTGATGATTACGATGCACCCAAAAGGGGAACCGTGTATTCTGATCCTACAACCGATGACTTGTATACATTATTTCAAACAGAGCGATCGGTATTATGGGTGGCTGAAATAAACGGAGCAATTGTCGGCTGTTGCGGCGTTTATCCTACACCGGAACTTCCTGCCAACTATGCTGAACTCGTAAAGTTTTATTTAAACAAAACCGCCCGCGGGCTGGGTGTGGGCCGCGCGTTGATGGAACAATGCACCCAGTCGGCTATTGAGCTGGGGTATACCCACCTGTACCTGGAAAGCCTGCCGCAGTTTAGCAATGCTGTAAGCATTTACGAAAAGCAGGGCTACCAGTTGCTGGATCATCCTTTGGGTGAGTCGGGGCATACCTCCTGTGATATATGGATGGTGAAGGAGCTGGGATAA
- a CDS encoding transposase, with protein sequence MPTKGKITEPEGVYFITFTCLHWRPLIQLVDGYDLVYKWFDYLKSKGHYIVGYVIMPNHIHVLIAFRNTIQSINTIVGNGKRFMAYAIVKRLKAMSEETLLRKLEWNVNMSDRERNKLHEVWESSFNWKECRTNAFLRQKLNYTNANPCKGKWMLADTPVNYLHCSAKYYATGEQGCYKVLHYLELADIDLTR encoded by the coding sequence ATGCCAACCAAAGGAAAAATCACCGAACCGGAAGGGGTATATTTCATCACTTTTACCTGCCTGCACTGGCGACCTTTGATACAACTTGTTGATGGTTACGATCTGGTATATAAGTGGTTCGATTACCTGAAAAGTAAAGGACATTATATCGTGGGATATGTTATTATGCCCAATCATATACATGTATTAATTGCTTTCAGAAATACCATTCAATCGATTAACACGATAGTTGGAAATGGTAAAAGATTTATGGCTTATGCCATTGTAAAACGTTTAAAAGCAATGAGCGAGGAAACGCTATTGCGAAAGCTGGAGTGGAACGTTAACATGTCTGATAGGGAAAGAAATAAACTACATGAGGTTTGGGAAAGTTCTTTTAACTGGAAAGAATGCAGAACCAATGCCTTTCTAAGGCAGAAACTTAATTATACCAATGCCAATCCTTGCAAAGGGAAGTGGATGCTGGCGGATACCCCGGTAAACTATTTGCATTGTTCTGCAAAATATTATGCTACAGGCGAACAAGGGTGTTACAAAGTGCTACATTATTTAGAGTTGGCAGATATCGACCTGACTCGTTAG
- the purH gene encoding bifunctional phosphoribosylaminoimidazolecarboxamide formyltransferase/IMP cyclohydrolase: MNKKIQSALISVFYKDGLEPIVKELDRLGITIYTTGGTQKFIEDLGIPVVPVENLTTYPSILGGRVKTLHPSVFGGILGRRDLETDVQEMKQYNIPEIDLVIVDLYPFEETVASTTEEKAIIEKIDIGGPSMIRAAAKNFKDVLVVAAKKDYAAITELLKTQNGETSIEQRKGFAAKAFETVGHYDVAIAKYFNTTNADVEYFFHSETHPKIMRYGENPHQQGVFYGDYDKLFEKLNGKELSYNNLVDVDAAVQLIAEFPKDSDTVFAIIKHTNVCGVGGRSTTADAWATALAGDPESAFGGVLVTNGTIDEATANAINEIFFEVLIAPAFDEAALTILKSKKNRILLQLKELPQVKVQFKSVLNGVLQQAVDEGSYTEWKEEGGRAATAEEKADLEFANIICKHLKSNAIALVKSKQLVGKGAGQTSRVDAVRHSLEKAKQFGFDLNGAVLASDAFFPFNDSVQIAHSAGIAAFIQPGGSIRDKDSIEYCKENNLAMVLTGMRHFKH; this comes from the coding sequence ATGAACAAAAAAATTCAATCAGCCCTCATTTCCGTTTTTTATAAAGACGGCCTGGAACCTATTGTTAAAGAATTAGATCGCCTCGGTATTACCATTTATACCACAGGTGGTACACAAAAATTTATTGAAGACCTGGGTATACCCGTGGTGCCGGTTGAAAACCTCACAACCTATCCTTCTATTTTAGGGGGACGTGTTAAAACCTTGCACCCATCGGTGTTTGGTGGTATTTTGGGCAGGAGAGATCTGGAAACTGATGTGCAGGAAATGAAGCAGTACAATATACCAGAGATAGACCTGGTGATTGTAGACCTTTATCCTTTTGAGGAAACGGTAGCTTCTACAACCGAAGAAAAAGCGATTATCGAAAAAATTGATATTGGTGGTCCGTCGATGATACGCGCTGCCGCTAAAAATTTCAAAGATGTTTTAGTAGTGGCTGCTAAAAAAGATTATGCCGCTATTACAGAATTATTGAAAACCCAGAACGGTGAAACCTCTATCGAACAGCGTAAAGGTTTTGCTGCAAAAGCATTTGAAACGGTAGGACATTACGATGTGGCGATTGCTAAGTATTTCAATACTACCAATGCTGATGTTGAATATTTCTTCCATTCCGAAACGCATCCTAAAATTATGCGTTACGGCGAAAACCCTCACCAGCAGGGCGTTTTCTACGGCGATTATGATAAGCTGTTTGAAAAATTAAATGGTAAAGAGCTTTCTTATAATAACCTGGTAGATGTTGATGCGGCAGTACAGCTGATTGCTGAGTTCCCTAAAGATAGCGATACAGTTTTCGCGATCATTAAGCATACCAACGTTTGCGGCGTAGGTGGTCGCAGCACTACCGCTGATGCCTGGGCTACTGCTTTGGCAGGTGACCCTGAAAGCGCTTTTGGTGGTGTATTGGTTACCAATGGTACGATTGATGAAGCTACGGCCAATGCCATCAACGAGATCTTCTTTGAAGTGTTAATTGCACCTGCGTTTGATGAGGCGGCTTTAACCATCCTGAAGTCTAAAAAGAACAGGATCTTATTACAGCTGAAAGAATTACCGCAGGTAAAAGTGCAGTTCAAATCGGTATTGAACGGCGTATTGCAACAAGCCGTTGACGAAGGTTCTTATACCGAGTGGAAAGAAGAAGGTGGCCGTGCCGCAACAGCCGAAGAAAAAGCAGACCTCGAATTTGCGAACATCATCTGCAAGCATTTAAAATCAAATGCCATTGCATTGGTAAAGAGCAAGCAATTGGTAGGCAAAGGCGCCGGACAAACCAGCCGTGTAGATGCGGTACGTCATTCATTAGAAAAAGCAAAACAATTTGGTTTCGACCTGAATGGAGCGGTGTTAGCGAGTGATGCGTTCTTCCCCTTCAATGATAGCGTGCAAATAGCGCACAGCGCGGGTATTGCCGCCTTTATTCAGCCCGGTGGTTCAATCCGCGATAAAGATTCTATCGAGTATTGCAAGGAAAATAACCTGGCCATGGTACTGACAGGTATGAGACATTTTAAGCATTAA
- a CDS encoding aspartate/glutamate racemase family protein has product MKKLGLVGGISWVSTTDYYRYINEGINAKLGGLNYAECIIYSVNFQEIHNNNLADNWEGTFLILSQACDSLQKAGAEAILLGANTMHLLADRVAQVIDVPLIHVAVATAEAIRAKGLKKVALLGTKFTMERDFFKNKLEEKGIGAIIPDEEGRNYIAQKLEAELYKGIVTEETRAGFLKIIDQLIAQGAEGVILGCTEIPLLIKQEHLTIPGFDTTKIHSDAAVAFALS; this is encoded by the coding sequence ATGAAAAAACTGGGACTGGTGGGCGGCATTAGCTGGGTATCCACAACCGATTATTACAGATACATTAATGAGGGCATCAATGCAAAATTGGGTGGCCTTAATTATGCGGAGTGCATTATTTATTCCGTTAATTTCCAGGAAATACACAATAACAATCTCGCTGATAACTGGGAGGGAACATTTTTGATCCTTTCCCAGGCCTGCGACAGTCTTCAGAAAGCCGGTGCGGAAGCTATTTTGTTGGGTGCCAATACGATGCATTTGCTGGCAGACAGGGTAGCGCAGGTTATTGATGTGCCCCTGATTCATGTAGCCGTGGCAACTGCTGAAGCCATCCGGGCAAAAGGCCTTAAAAAAGTGGCATTGCTGGGAACGAAGTTTACCATGGAGCGCGATTTCTTTAAAAACAAGCTGGAGGAAAAAGGCATCGGGGCAATTATACCTGATGAGGAGGGCCGAAATTATATAGCCCAAAAGCTGGAAGCAGAGCTGTATAAAGGTATTGTAACGGAGGAAACCAGGGCTGGCTTTTTAAAAATTATTGATCAGTTAATAGCTCAGGGTGCCGAAGGCGTTATACTGGGTTGTACCGAAATACCGTTATTAATAAAGCAGGAGCATTTAACTATTCCGGGCTTTGATACCACAAAAATTCACTCAGATGCTGCCGTAGCATTTGCTTTAAGTTAA
- a CDS encoding ComEC/Rec2 family competence protein, producing MITGIILQWYLQSPIAVSIVIFVVSGAVFFMIGALRNFKSWKWAPLRGLMMVITLITFGMMLTWLKDVRHQNHWLGKSYQTGDMLVARLEEPLVAKERSYKAVATVRHILKSGNKSPVSGNIIIYFKKDSINASLRAGDRILIAKDLQEIHNAGNPGGFDYERYALFNGITHQVYLTDKGYEKLPGNGLPWYQSWLLQSRNYVLSAIKAHIKGAKEQGLAEAMLIGYKDDLDKSLLQSYTNTGVVHVIAVSGMHLALLYWLLNLLFAPLLRRKKTKWLHAVLVLAFLWFFSLITGGAASIVRAAVMFTFITVGKQINRNASIYNILAVSAFCQFCYNPYWLWDVGFQLSYAAVLSIVVFYKPIYNLLFVKNKILHAIWQLAAVSIAAQILTTPIALYYFHQFPVYFLLSNLVVVPVSTVVLVATLVLVLLSPIKIIAAFIGSLLNGLIWWLNTFIERMEDFPLAVWWSISINLAQSLLLFVLIAGIAFWLMAQRKSGFWWAMSSLCIFLLIRAASFYDAGKQQKLIVYNANRYAAMDIISGRYYSFYGDTEALTNGSVMNYVMNPCRILHRSTAEQVQKPEYSGNVVLFHNKKVLCINQPLRKSIEAAPLSADLVILSGNPRLYISDLLKKVKPSQIVIDGSVPAWKARYWLRDCDSLQIACHNVATSGAFVMSLY from the coding sequence ATGATAACTGGCATCATACTGCAATGGTACCTGCAGTCTCCTATTGCTGTTAGCATAGTTATTTTTGTGGTTTCAGGCGCAGTATTTTTTATGATAGGTGCGCTCCGCAATTTCAAAAGCTGGAAATGGGCGCCTCTCAGGGGACTGATGATGGTAATAACCCTGATCACGTTTGGTATGATGCTCACCTGGTTAAAAGATGTGCGGCATCAAAACCATTGGTTGGGCAAAAGTTACCAGACCGGAGATATGCTGGTAGCCAGGTTAGAGGAACCGCTGGTAGCCAAAGAACGATCTTACAAAGCGGTTGCTACCGTTCGCCATATTCTTAAAAGCGGAAACAAGAGCCCTGTTAGCGGGAACATTATTATCTACTTCAAAAAAGACAGCATCAATGCCTCTCTGCGGGCGGGTGACCGGATACTTATTGCCAAAGATCTCCAGGAGATACACAATGCCGGAAACCCCGGTGGTTTCGACTATGAGCGTTACGCCTTGTTCAATGGGATTACGCACCAGGTTTATTTGACGGATAAAGGGTATGAGAAGCTCCCCGGTAATGGGCTGCCCTGGTATCAGAGCTGGTTGTTGCAATCCAGGAATTATGTGCTAAGCGCCATTAAAGCTCATATTAAGGGAGCTAAAGAACAGGGATTGGCCGAGGCTATGCTGATAGGCTATAAAGACGACCTGGATAAGAGCCTGTTGCAGTCATACACCAATACCGGCGTAGTGCATGTGATAGCCGTATCGGGTATGCACCTGGCCTTATTGTATTGGTTATTGAACCTGTTATTTGCACCGTTGCTTCGAAGGAAGAAAACTAAATGGCTGCATGCGGTACTGGTACTGGCCTTCCTTTGGTTTTTCTCACTGATAACCGGTGGAGCAGCTTCCATTGTACGTGCTGCAGTGATGTTTACTTTTATTACCGTTGGAAAGCAGATCAACCGAAATGCTTCTATTTACAATATACTGGCGGTATCGGCTTTTTGCCAGTTTTGCTATAATCCTTACTGGCTTTGGGATGTAGGCTTTCAGTTGTCTTATGCAGCGGTGTTAAGTATTGTTGTATTTTATAAACCTATCTATAACTTACTATTCGTTAAGAATAAGATACTCCATGCTATATGGCAGCTGGCTGCGGTAAGTATAGCGGCGCAAATTTTAACCACACCCATCGCATTGTATTATTTTCACCAGTTCCCGGTTTATTTTTTATTGAGTAACCTGGTAGTTGTGCCAGTATCTACCGTGGTATTAGTAGCAACGCTGGTGTTAGTGCTTTTATCTCCCATAAAAATCATCGCAGCTTTTATCGGCTCTTTACTCAACGGCTTGATCTGGTGGCTGAATACCTTTATAGAAAGGATGGAAGATTTTCCACTGGCCGTATGGTGGAGCATCAGTATCAACCTCGCTCAATCCTTATTGCTTTTCGTATTGATCGCTGGTATTGCATTTTGGTTAATGGCGCAACGGAAATCCGGTTTCTGGTGGGCTATGTCGAGCCTTTGCATTTTCCTGCTGATAAGAGCCGCTTCTTTTTATGATGCGGGTAAGCAACAAAAGCTGATTGTATATAATGCCAACCGGTATGCTGCTATGGATATTATTAGCGGAAGGTATTATTCTTTTTATGGTGATACCGAGGCTTTGACGAATGGTTCAGTAATGAATTATGTGATGAATCCTTGCCGCATTTTGCATCGGTCAACCGCAGAACAGGTACAAAAACCTGAATATTCAGGTAATGTGGTGTTGTTTCACAACAAAAAGGTTCTATGTATTAATCAGCCTCTTCGAAAATCCATAGAAGCAGCGCCATTATCTGCAGACCTGGTCATTTTATCGGGTAACCCCCGATTGTACATATCCGACCTGTTAAAAAAGGTAAAACCTTCGCAAATTGTTATTGATGGCTCTGTGCCCGCCTGGAAAGCCCGTTATTGGTTGCGGGACTGCGATTCCCTGCAAATTGCCTGTCATAATGTAGCGACATCCGGCGCTTTTGTAATGAGCCTGTATTAG
- a CDS encoding RNA polymerase alpha subunit C-terminal domain-containing protein — MSKTLRTCPNGHQYYKSSDCPVCPECEKQNKPGGFLSALSAPARRALETAGIVTIQKLSAYSEKEILQLHGMGKASLPILRTALEREGLRFKS, encoded by the coding sequence TTGTCAAAAACATTAAGAACCTGTCCTAACGGGCACCAGTATTATAAAAGCAGCGACTGCCCGGTTTGCCCTGAATGCGAAAAGCAAAACAAACCGGGTGGTTTCCTGTCTGCTCTAAGCGCACCGGCGCGGCGGGCATTGGAAACAGCCGGTATTGTAACCATTCAAAAGCTATCCGCTTATTCCGAAAAAGAAATTCTGCAGTTGCACGGTATGGGCAAGGCTTCCCTCCCCATATTAAGAACGGCTCTTGAAAGGGAAGGGCTTCGCTTTAAATCATAA